Proteins encoded together in one Scheffersomyces stipitis CBS 6054 chromosome 5, complete sequence window:
- the RDH54 gene encoding helicase (required for mitotic diploid-specific recombination and repair~go_function DNA binding; ATP binding; nucleic acid binding; helicase activity; type III site-specific deoxyribonuclease activity~go_process DNA restriction-modification system~go_function DNA binding; ATP binding; nucleic acid binding; helicase activity; type III site-specific deoxyribonuclease activity~go_process DNA restriction-modification system) produces the protein SKERYAVQWRKRTNKKNKTWDGDGYIVVYRDAASNSSFTIAFKQLEAKNVIRKQFTNVNVDQILRGLITIGQNELEVDYMINTDAEFRRLTGEEEEGSESLSSNLSQSTIPSKPSKPMAYRKMIPKNYEVTTSNRHTRAPLYNDSRAIALPRPPGVNENELVDVLIDPHLSVKLRPHQVEGVKFVYECLMGFRGNNGKGCLLADEMGLGKTLMTITVIWTLCRQNPFIKQPRSTIHKVLICCPVSLINNWKDEFKKWLGMNKLSILTLGGNVSSNDRQDLVSFGNLNVYQVLIMNYEKVTTYHQELSKIRFDLLVCDEGHRLKSSSNKVMNHLTSFNIPRKILLTGTPIQNDLVEYYTIINFINPGILGDFKSFQKSFINPITRSRDVTCFDPVVKEQGLEISNKLIDITKQFTLRRTQSLLLNYLTEKTDVILYAPPTDLQKRLFSYIINLKSFNELMNDSASTTTQAFTLINLFKKLCNSPSLLLEDNFFSKLIKGEKEEIELLNKNTLTTSSGKINILIPLLLEITSFNEKIVLVSNYTKTLDLLEAVLKKLDLSFLRLDGSTAKNLRNKLVNQFNKSNINVFLLSSKSGGMGLNLVGASRLILFDNDWNPSVDLQSMSRIHRDGQTRPCFIYRILTTGTIDEKIFQRQLMKSKLSSKFLDNESQSTSDVFDYRDLKNLFEIEENTISNTHDLLECECTGDGHNISVSLTDSESDSDAEGFLSAHRQSSWMSASDLRDKLEKDEKKKLSIKDALNEYRHFDPATDADKVCQHINDKVLVNIINNKGYNKKTFPISFIMTRVSDRTT, from the coding sequence tcaaaagaaagatatGCTGTTCAATGGAGGAAAAGAaccaacaaaaagaacaagactTGGGACGGCGACGGATACATAGTGGTATACCGGGATGCCGCTTCTAACTCGTCTTTTACTATTGCATTCAAACAGTTGGAGGCTAAAAATGTTATAAGGAAACAGTTCACAAATGTGAATGTAGATCAGATTCTTCGAGGTTTGATCACTATTGGGCAAAACGAGCTCGAAGTCGATTACATGATCAATACGGATGCTGAGTTTCGTAGATTGacaggagaagaagaagaaggatcGGAGTCTTTGTCATCAAACCTTTCCCAATCTACAATACCGTCTAAACCATCAAAACCTATGGCATACAGAAAAATGATACCGAAGAACTATGAGGTCACCACTTCCAATAGACATACCCGTGCTCCTCTCTATAACGATTCAAGGGCTATAGCTTTGCCTCGACCTCCTGGTGTGAATGAGAATGAACTTGTAGATGTATTGATAGACCCTCATTTATCTGTCAAGTTGAGACCTCATCAGGTGGAAGGAGTCAAATTTGTGTATGAATGTCTTATGGGCTTCAGAGGAAATAATGGAAAAGGATGTCTTTTGGCTGACGAAATGGGACTAGGCAAAACCCTTATGACAATTACCGTCATCTGGACCTTATGCAGACAGAACCCTTTTATCAAGCAGCCTAGGTCGACTATTCATAAAGTATTGATATGTTGTCCAGTTTCTCTTATCAACAACTGGAAAGATGAGTTCAAAAAGTGGTTGGGTATGAATAAGTTATCAATACTTACGTTAGGTGGGAATGTCTCTTCGAACGATAGACAAGATTTAGTTTCATTTGGCAATCTCAATGTTTATCAAGTCTTAATCATGAACTACGAGAAGGTTACGACTTACCACCAAGAACTTTCCAAGATTAGGTTTGACCTATTAGTTTGTGACGAAGGTCATCGTTTAAAGAGCAGTAGCAATAAAGTCATGAACCATTTGACTCTGTTCAATATCCCCAGAAAGATCTTATTAACTGGGACACCCATACAGAATGACTTAGTGGAGTATTATACCATCattaatttcatcaatcCTGGCATTTTAGGCGATTTCAAGTCATTTCAGAAATCTTTTATCAATCCAATTACTAGGTCTAGAGATGTCACTTGCTTTGATCCAGTTGTGAAAGAGCAAGGATTGGAGATTTCTAACAAATTGATAGACATAACGAAGCAGTTCACCTTAAGAAGAACACAATCACTACTTCTTAACTATTTGACCGAAAAGACTGATGTTATATTGTATGCTCCACCAACAGATCTCCAGAAACGATTGTTCAGTTACATAATCAATCTAAAGTCattcaacgagttgatgAATGATTCAGCTTCCACTACGACACAAGCATTTACCTTGATAAACCTATTCAAAAAGCTATGTAATTCGCCGTCCTTATTGCTCGaagacaacttcttttcaaaattgatcaaaggagagaaagaagagattgagTTGCTTAACAAGAATACATTGACAACCTCGTCTGGAAAAATCAATATCTTGATTCCATTATTGCTAGAGATCACGTCTTTCAACGAGAAAATTGTTCTCGTATCAAACTACACCAAAACTCTCGACTTACTAGAAGCAGTGTTAAAGAAGTTGGATTTATCCTTTTTGAGACTCGATGGATCTACTGCTAAGAACTTACGGAACAAGTTGGTAAAccaattcaacaagtctAATATCAATGTATTCCTATTGTCTTCCAAAAGTGGAGGTATGGGTCTCAATCTTGTTGGAGCATCCAGATTAATTCTCTTCGATAATGATTGGAACCCTTCTGtagatttgcaatcaatGTCTAGAATCCATAGAGATGGACAAACTCGTCCCTGCTTCATCTACAGAATTCTCACTACTGGCACCATTGACGAAAAGATATTTCAGAGACAGCTAATGAAGAGCAAATTGAGTTCCAAATTTTTGGATAACGAATCCCAATCAACATCCGATGTTTTTGACTATCgtgatttgaagaacttgtttgaaattgaagagaacACAATCTCTAACACTCACGATTTACTAGAGTGTGAATGTACGGGCGATGGACACAACATTAGTGTCAGTCTTACAGATAGTGAATCCGATTCTGACGCAGAAGGATTCCTCAGTGCTCATAGGCAGAGTCTGTGGATGTCAGCTCTGGACTTGCGAGACAAACTTGAAAAggatgaaaagaagaaattgtcAATCAAAGATGCTCTTAACGAATATAGACATTTCGACCCAGCCACAGATGCTGATAAAGTCTGTCAGCATATTAACGACAAGGTACTAGTTaatatcatcaacaacaagggTTACAATAAGAAAACATTTCCCATCAGTTTCATCATGACAAGGGTTTCTGACAGAACTACT
- a CDS encoding peptidase M28 (go_function peptidase activity~go_process proteolysis and peptidolysis) has protein sequence PNGFVKFIRSIFGYRKTSLTLFVILTYVAVLLLAYLDHSLYYSVDLPTSHKEQELLHQAWVDLQHIAKYEHAYGSSGNDYVHDYLESRIVSAVAHKSYVEYDNDLNYTNNIMFGSRSELSGNSFNSVSYYESNNLVVRINGTDETLPALLLSAHFDSVPSSFGVTDDGMGIASLLGVLYYYTGKSTARPRRTIVLNFNNDEEFGLYGATSFLSHPWATGVHYFLNLEGTGAGGKAILFRGTDYGITKYFKGVRYPYGTSIFQQGFNNHLIHSETDYKIYKEKGGLRGLDVAFYKPRDLYHTAGDNIKNIDIKSLWHMLSNALDFTAIVTKGKIDLDADSLDSESSKSNTDTAVYTSFLNFFFAFPTSQVVVASILLLVLIPGISIPFLIIIFGYKKNWELSFVNVTKFPISLAISAALLNLFTNGFIVPFNQFLPNSSPFALVAILFATFLLLNYLILNGINLIFVSYKIVNHDEKLISIIETSFLYWVVLIYSTAKLANNVIGDDHSGEFPIIFLCALQAVASIFGLIGWSFKPVPKEHYVVVPQEEAEPLLGSSDNFNYGSPDVEDDRLVSDGSYDWSIQFLTIVPISTYLIYNSGFLVVDGINKSIQESLISQNLIYKLLQTFAISLSIPLLPFIFKVNRLFVLALFLISTIGVLFVATADSFNVANPLKLRFIQYIDLDKSAQDSFVSVIGREASPLQFVLSDIPSVKDSKGAVACVPTRDGLQDCSYKSSLDPKLVPGAKSFDDYLKVDILKNSSSNVDYPFGLLTGEIRIRVPKNRECVLDFKPSESTKIVSPFKDSPVKTVIVYKGKKSATTKEVEAESIPEGFSKDKDGNYVYKDLVGIDQLQLNKLDWDKSYHVGFQWVPNFSDVDINMKKSATNKLNVSVKCFWAELGKGEESTIPAYEELLHYSPNYVSWANSAKGLVSVSKTVEL, from the exons CCAAATGGTTTTGTCAAGTTCATAAGATCCATTTTCGGTTACAGAAAGACTTCGTTAACCTTATTTGTGATTTTGACCTATGTTGCTGTTTTGCTTCTTGCCTACTTGGACCATTCGCTATACTACTCTGTAGACTTACCCACATCTCACAaggaacaagaattgctCCACCAGGCTTGGGTAGACCTCCAGCACATTGCCAAATACGAGCACGCTTATGGTTCCAGTGGCAATGACTACGTCCACGACTATCTTGAGTCGCGAATCGTTAGTGCTGTGGCACACAAATCGTATGTAGAGTATGATAACGATTTGAACtacaccaacaacatcatGTTTGGCAGCCGTTCCGAATTAAGTGGCAACCTGTTCAACTCCGTGTCATACTATGAGAGCAACAACTTGGTTGTTCGCATCAACGGAACCGACGAGACCCTACCAGCGTTGCTTTTGAGTGCTCACTTTGACTCTGTTCCCTCTTCGTTCGGAGTGACAGATGACGGAATGGGAATCGCTAGTCTATTAGGAGTTTTGTACTATTATACCGGTAAATCCACAGCTCGTCCTCGAAGAACCATCgtcttgaacttcaacaatgacgaagaattcGGCCTCTATGGAGCCACATCCTTCTTGTCGCATCCATGGGCTACAGGTGTGCATTACTTCCTCAACTTAGAAGGCACTGGAGCTGGTGGAAAAGCCATTTTGTTTAGGGGAACAGACTACGGTATAACCAAGTACTTTAAGGGAGTCAGGTACCCTTATGGAACGTCTATTTTCCAGCAGGGATTCAACAACCACTTAATTCACAGTGAAACAGACTACAAGATTTACAAGGAAAAGGGAGGCTTGAGAGGTTTGGATGTAGCTTTCTACAAACCAAGAGACCTTTACCACACTGCTGGTGATaacatcaagaacatcGATATCAAGTCGTTGTGGCACATGCTTTCCAACGCTTTGGATTTCACTGCCATAGTCACAAAGGGCAAGATTGACTTGGATGCCGATTCCTTGGACTCTGAATCGAGCAAATCCAATACAGACACTGCTGTGTACACAtcattcttgaacttcttctttgctttcCCTACTTCTCAAGTGGTTGTAGCAAGTATTTTGCTTTTGGTACTCATTCCTGGGATCAGTATCCCGTTCTTGATTATCATATTTGGGTATAAAAAGAACTGGGAATTGTCCTTCGTCAATGTCACCAAGTTTCCCATCTCGCTAGCTATTTCTGCTGCACTCTTGAATCTCTTTACCAACGGTTTTATCGTTCCATTCAATCAATTCTTGCCCAACTCGTCTCCCTTTGCCTTGGTCGCCATTTTGTTCGCAactttcttgttgttgaactacttgatcttgaatgGTATCAATTTGATTTTTGTTTCATACAAAATCGTCAACCATgacgaaaagttgatttcCATCATTGAAACTTCCTTCTTGTATTGGGTTGTTTTGATCTACTCGACTGCTAAATTGGCTAACAATGTTATCGGTGACGACCACTCAGGTGAATTCCCTATTATTTTCCTCTGTGCTTTGCAAGCTGTAGCCTCCATCTTTGGCTTGATTGGCTGGAGTTTCAAACCCGTTCCAAAAGAACATTATGTCGTAGTGccccaagaagaagctgagCCATTGTTGGGTAGTAgtgacaacttcaattaTGGCTCTCCTGATGTCGAAGATGACAGACTTGTTTCTGACGGTTC TTATGATTGGtcaattcaattcttgactattgttccaatttcaacttACTTGATTTACAACTCAGGTTTCTTGGTTGTTGATGGAATCAATAAGTCTATCCAAGAGTCGCTTATTTCCCAGAATTTGATTTACAAGCTCTTGCAAACTTTTGCTATTTCGTTGTCCATACCCCTTTTGccattcatcttcaagGTTAACAGATTGTTTGTCTTAGCTCTTTTTTTAATTTCGACCATTGGTGTCTTGTTCGTCGCCACGGCTGATTCATTCAATGTTGCCAATCcattgaaattgagattCATCCAGTACATTGATCTCGACAAGTCCGCACAAGATAGTTTTGTTTCTGTTATCGGACGTGAAGCTTCACCATTGCAGTTCGTCTTGAGCGATATTCCTTCTGTGAAAGATTCAAAGGGAGCAGTTGCCTGTGTTCCTACTAGAGATGGACTTCAAGATTGCTCATATAAGAGTCTGCTTGATCCAAAACTTGTGCCAGGAGCTAAAAGCTTTGATGACTATTTGAAAGTTGATattctcaagaattcttcatcaaatgTCGATTATCCGTTTGGACTCTTAACTGGTGAGATCAGGATTAGAGTTCCAAAGAACAGAGAGTGTGTTTTGGATTTCAAACCAAGTGAGTCAACAAAGATAGTGTCTCCATTTAAAGATTCTCCAGTAAAAACTGTCATAGTATACAAGGGTAAGAAGTCGGCCACTActaaagaagttgaagctgaaaGTATACCAGAAGGTTTCTCCAAAGACAAAGATGGTAATTACGTCTACAAGGATCTTGTAGGCATAGATCAACTTCAGTTGAACAAGCTTGACTGGGATAAAAGTTACCATGTAGGTTTCCAATGGGTGCCGAACTTTTCAGATGTTGATATCAACATGAAAAAGTCCGCTACAAACAAATTGAATGTCAGCGTCAAATGCTTCTGGGCTGAATTGGGCAAGGGTGAAGAATCAACTATCCCTGCCTATGAAGAGTTGTTGCATTATAGTCCAAACTATGTTAGCTGGGCCAATAGTGCCAAGGGGTTGGTGTCGGTCTCCAAAACCGTCGAATTATAA
- a CDS encoding hypothetical conserved protein, whose protein sequence is MSTLNKSDRYIYNLEPRTLESLELLYFDSATSEICKPVHDENEIRSSFRSLSISSESTTFIPKQNQDTSYYKSDLYRYNLKRSLNNLEPLSEGQFEELLEKQSIESLSGSESESDEGEANEESKKVESLMKNLTVQSQTQYPQEEEQESTVSFMNTKNPYILFGSSLLPQGKAFGIYKSLFTESQLVNGPLEELKNLSSLANKTSALFMIGGGHFAGAIISHTPMNIKGNAKNFSESREEQAVNVVVSKTFHRYTTRRKQGGSQSASDNARGKANSAGSSIRRYNEQALIKEVRELLVEWKSYLDKCSTIYIRANGASNRKILVGYEGCVLRNEDSRLRSFPFTTKRATTSELKRAWVELTYLAVADLPKVQKKIAKERSATPSNIDDEKDDRTPEQIEDEDRTKELIVLLKKQKAPKMISYLKQNKIDVNAFKLSPEIKYANYPTLLHYASANGLSHMVSVLLVSSQADPTIRNKFDKTAAEIASDENTRRAFQTARLKLGEDRWDWTSSKVAEAKSKEDFEKEDELEDERIKAEKQNLIKEQLAQKTEFELKQPKFSSGGRLGISTNIASDLSGLSGEQKNRILREQRARAAEARFKKLQSS, encoded by the coding sequence ATGTCTACACTCAACAAACTGGATAGATACATCTATAACCTAGAGCCCAGGACTTTAGAGTCATTGGAGTTGCTATACTTTGATTCAGCGACTTCTGAAATTTGCAAACCGGTCCACGACGAAAACGAGATCAGATCCTCGTTTAGAAGCCTCAGCATTTCATCTGAATCAACTACTTTCATTCCAAAACAGAACCAGGACACTTCGTACTACAAATCTGATTTATACAGATACAATTTGAAACGCTCGCTCAATAACCTCGAGCCTCTTTCCGAGGGCCAGTTCGAGgagttgttggagaagCAGTCGATTGAGAGTTTATCTGGCTCAGAGTCTGAATCAGATGAAGGCGAAGCAAATGAAGAGAGTAAAAAAGTAGAATCGTTAATGAAGAACTTAACTGTACAATCTCAGACCCAGTATCCGCAAGAAGAGGAACAAGAATCCACCGTGAGTTTCATGAATACCAAGAATCCATACATATTGTTTGGGTCTTCATTACTACCACAAGGGAAAGCCTTTGGAATCTATAAGTCTCTCTTTACAGAGTCACAGTTGGTCAATGGGccacttgaagaacttaaGAATCTTTCTAGTCTAGCCAACAAGACTTCTGCCTTGTTTATGATTGGAGGTGGCCATTTTGCAGGTGCCATTATTTCGCATACTCCCATGAATATAAAGGGGAATGCCAAAAACTTCCTGGAAAGCAGAGAAGAACAAGCTGTAAATGTCGTAGTTTCCAAGACCTTCCATAGATACACCACCAGAAGGAAGCAGGGTGGCTCGCAAAGTGCCAGTGACAATGCTAGAGGAAAAGCCAACTCTGCCGGTTCCAGTATCAGACGTTATAATGAGCAGGCTTTGATTAAAGAAGTTAGAGAGTTGCTCGTGGAATGGAAGTCCTATTTAGACAAATGTTCTACTATTTATATCAGAGCCAATGGGGCAAGTAACAGAAAAATTTTGGTAGGTTATGAAGGATGTGTTCTCAGAAATGAGGATTCTCGTTTGAGATCGTTTCCTTTCACTACAAAGAGAGCTACGACTTCCGAATTGAAAAGGGCTTGGGTTGAATTGACTTATTTAGCCGTTGCTGATCTTCCCAAAgtccagaagaaaattgCTAAGGAGAGATCTGCTACTCCTTCAAATATAGACGATGAAAAGGATGACCGAACTCctgaacaaattgaagatgaagatcGCACAAAAGAGTTGATAGTactattgaagaaacaaaaggCTCCCAAAATGATTAGTTACTTGAAACAGAACAAGATCGATGTGAATGCCTTTAAACTTTCACCAGAAATCAAATACGCCAATTATCCTACACTTTTGCACTACGCTTCAGCAAATGGATTGCTGCATATGGTCCTGGTCTTACTTGTTAGTTCACAAGCAGATCCAACTATTCGAAACAAATTCGACAAGACAGCAGCAGAAATAGCCAGCGATGAGAATACAAGAAGAGCTTTCCAAACAGCAAGACTAAAACTAGGCGAAGACCGCTGGGATTGGACTTCCAGTAAAGTTGCTGAAGCAAAATCAAAGgaagactttgaaaaagaagacgagCTAGAGGACGAAAGAATCAAGGCTGAAAAACAGAATTTGATCAAAGAACAGCTCGCACAGAAGACAGAGtttgaattgaaacaaCCCAAATTCTCGTCAGGTGGAAGACTCGGTATTTCCACCAATATAGCAAGCGACTTATCTGGTCTCTCTGGCGAacagaagaacagaatcTTGAGAGAGCAAAGGGCCAGAGCAGCAGAAGCCAGATTCAAAAAGTTACAGAGCAGCTAA
- the HEM12 gene encoding uroporphyrinogen decarboxylase (uroporphyrinogen decarboxylase fifth enzyme in the heme biosynthetic pathway~go_function uroporphyrinogen decarboxylase activity~go_process porphyrin biosynthesis), protein MPEFAPLKNDLILRAARGEKVERPPIWIMRQAGRYLPEYHEAKGNRDFFETCRDAEIASEITIQPVNHFDGLIDAAIIFSDILVIPQAMGFEIEMLEGKGPVFVAPLRSPDDLARVNFQPDVLKSLDWAFKSITLTRTKLNGRVPLLGFVGAPWTLLVYMTEGQGSKMFRFVKEWIYKYTEESHKLLQAITDACVEFLAQQVVAGAQMLQVFESWAGELGPREFDEFSLPYLRQIAEKLPKRLVELGVTEKIPLTVFAKGAWYALDDLCESGYDTVSLDWLYKPEDAVKVVNNRRITLQGNLDPGIMYGSDEVISQKVEEMIKGFGGGKQNYIINFGHGTHPFMKPEKIEHFLKECHKYGSQ, encoded by the exons ATGCCTGAATTCGCACCCTTGAAGAACGACTTGATTCTCAGAGCTGCCAGAGGCGAGAAGGTCGAAAGACCACCTATTTGGATCATG AGACAAGCTGGAAGATATCTTCCTGAATACCACGAAGCCAAAGGTAACAgagatttctttgaaactTGTAGAGATGCAGAGATAGCATCGGAAATCACTATTCAGCCCGTAAACCACTTTGATGGCTTAATAGATGCAGCCATCATCTTCAGTGATATCTTGGTGATTCCCCAGGCCATGGGATTCGAGATTGAGATGCTCGAAGGTAAAGGTCCAGTATTCGTAGCTCCTTTGAGATCTCCTGATGATTTGGCTAGAGTAAACTTCCAGCCTGATGTCTTGAAGAGTTTGGACTGGGCGTTCAAGTCCATCACTCTTACCAGAACCAAATTGAACGGCAGAGTGCCATTGTTGGGCTTTGTAGGAGCACCTTGGACTTTGTTGGTTTATATGACCGAAGGTCAGGGTTCCAAGATGTTCCGTTTTGTCAAGGAATGGATCTACAAATATACTGAAGAGTCACACAAATTGTTACAGGCCATCACAGATGCCTGTGTCGAATTCTTAgctcaacaagttgttgctggAGCTCAGATGTTGCAGGTTTTCGAGTCTTGGGCCGGTGAATTGGGACCTCGTGAGTTTGACGAGTTCTCGTTGCCATACTTGAGACAGATCgctgaaaaattaccaAAGAGACTTGTAGAACTCGGAGTGACGGAAAAGATCCCCCTAACTGTATTTGCCAAGGGTGCCTGGTATGCCTTGGACGATCTCTGTGAATCTGGCTACGACACTGTTTCCTTGGATTGGTTGTATAAGCCAGAAGACGCTGTCAAGGTGGtcaacaacagaagaatCACTTTGCAAGGGAACTTAGATCCAGGTATCATGTACGGTTCAGATGAAGTGATCTCTCAAAaggtagaagaaatgatcAAGGGCTTTGGAGGTGGAAAACAAAACTacatcatcaactttgGTCATGGAACTCATCCATTCATGAAGCCCGAGAAGATCGAGcatttcttgaaggaatGCCATAAGTATGGTTCCCAATAG